In Phyllopteryx taeniolatus isolate TA_2022b chromosome 8, UOR_Ptae_1.2, whole genome shotgun sequence, one genomic interval encodes:
- the LOC133482207 gene encoding ras and Rab interactor 3-like isoform X3 — translation MLLISAPVMTAVWHLLTCWGGREGHSPLNGTTSISWRRSRRKLSLLEKLRSCQQAWCPAVPWERAQAHSNLSGTPAGSFVIVRDCVTSLPSLLCVSAGGEDVAVLEYNISCTATVFQLSESRLSFSDLAQLVFFYSLTRDVLANCLMIPRWMDNVSESTKDRLSQLEPQTWLSSPPDQMSDEITHMEPNTVMCSIQATGLQCISRATHCRRERRLSSTRTWAGTGLISKRAISLDQEPSYATTECSGLIRAKSEESPLTSSMSALQGAVVLRRSSLSPTSSLSKSGSTGRLLPSTTELRNRGSPGPQTPHRVSWIEEGFWLPPAQRPSSLLQPPSPELDSLSVSSIEEEPEDQSPSPVAHHPSAHRLADKVIHRLSAVGQALGSLVCQKKRLTNRVLDLSEKKRGSFADAVREFVEATLQRDPDPGGLTGSEFLQEVRSSLTSLRETLLDYTDIQALLNSMADLSDSEIDSLVEISVHKVALKPVSAHIYSCLHIWRTNDSSLQRLENNQRVLEHNDVEALGGAAGVGVPDSVTLERIQQRWMSMHEAYSPDKKVHILLKICKSIYHSMSTNASSDVVFGADDFLPCLTWVLLRSELVNLQLDTDYMMELLDPTQLQGEGGYYLTTLYAALYYISSFQPRLAARQLSVEAQHSLCQWHRRRTLHDNQSRHSTRRRSIRRQACLEKSVQACDTESGDVEESGKDEAQQETESSTKAEGEHTEQQDGQDGDQDTQ, via the exons ATGTTGCTCATATCAGCACCTGTGATGACGGCTGTATGGCACTTGCTGACCTGTTGGGGTGGAAG GGAGGGTCACAGTCCACTGAACGGCACAACATCTATCTCATGGAGGAGAAGCAGGAGGAAATTGTCTCTGCTGGAAAAGCTTCGAAGCTGTCAGCAAGCCTGGTGCCCCGCAGTACCCTGGGAAAGAGCGCAGGCCCATTCCAACCTCTCTGGAACACCTGCTGGG AGTTTTGTGATTGTGAGGGATTGTGTGACATCTCTGCCCAGTTtgctgtgtgtgtctgcgggaGGAGAGGATGTAGCAGTTCTTGAGTATAATATCTCATGCACAGCCACAG TTTTTCAGTTGTCGGAGTCTCGTCTTTCTTTCTCTGATTTGGCTCAGCTggtcttcttctactctttaaCCAG AGACGTGTTGGCTAACTGTCTAATGATTCCTCGTTGGATGGACAATGTGTCTGAGAGCACCAAAGATCGTCTTTCTCAGCTTGAACCCC AAACCTGGCTGAGCTCACCACCCGACCAGATGTCTGATGAAATCACCCACATGGAGCCAAACACTGTAATGTGCTCCATACAG GCGACTGGTCTGCAGTGCATCTCACGGGCGACACATTGTCGAAGAGAACGACGCCTCAGTTCCACTCGAACATGGGCCGGGACGGGCCTGATTAGCAAACGAGCCATTTCCTTGGACCAGGAACCTTCTTATGCCACAACTGAGTGTTCAG GACTAATCAGAGCTAAATCAGAAGAGTCCCCGCTAACCTCATCGATGTCAGCTCTCCAAGGAGCGGTTGTCCTCAGGCGCTCTAGCCTAAGTCCCACGTCCAGCCTTTCCAAGAGCGGGAGCACAGGGCGTTTACTTCCTTCTACCACTGAGCTGCGGAACCGTGGCAGCCCTGGGCCTCAGACCCCTCACAGAGTGTCCTGGATCGAGGAAGGATTCTGGCTGCCTCCGGCCCAGAGGCCGTCCTCCTTGCTTCAGCCTCCATCACCTGAGCTCGACTCGCTGTCTGTCAGCAGCATTGAAGAAGAGCCGGAGGATCAGTCGCCAAGCCCCGTGGCGCACCACCCGTCGGCCCACCGGCTGGCCGACAAAGTCATACATCGCCTGTCAGCAGTGGGCCAGGCTCTCGGCAGCTTGGTGTGTCAGAAGAAGAGGCTGACCAACCGTGTGCTAGATCTGAGCGAGAAGAAACGTGGCTCCTTTGCAGATGCTGTAAGAGAATTTGTGGAGGCGACGCTGCAGAGAGATCCTGATCCTGGTGGTTTGACAGGGTCCGAGTTCTTACAGGAAGTGAGGTCTTCACTTACTTCACTGAGGGAGACTCTCTTGGACTACACCGATATCCAGGCACTGCTGAACAGTATGGCCGACCTTAGTGACTCAGAGATAG ACTCGCTGGTAGAGATCTCAGTGCATAAGGTGGCCCTAAAGCCCGTGTCAGCTCACATCTACTCTTGCCTTCACATCTGGCGTACCAATGATAGCAGTCTCCAACGATTGGAGAACAATCAGCGTGTTCTGGAACACAATGATGTGGAGGCACTAGGAGGGGCAGCTGGAGTTGGCGTTCCTGACTCCGTCACCCTTGAGCGGATTCAACAAAGGTGGATGAGTATGCATGAGGCCTACTCCCCGGACAAGAAGGTCCATATCCTGCTCAAAATCTGCAAGAGTATCTACCACAGCATGAGTACCAATGCCAGCTCAG ATGTGGTGTTTGGAGCTGATGATTTCCTGCCCTGCTTGACGTGGGTGCTTTTACGTAGTGAACTGGTCAACTTGCAACTAGACACAGACTACATGATGGAGCTGCTGGACCCAACACAGCTGCAGGGAGAAG GTGGCTACTACCTCACCACCCTGTACGCTGCTCTCTACTACATCAGCAGCTTCCAGCCACGCCTAGCTGCCCGTCAGCTTAGTGTTGAAGCCCAACACTCTCTCTGCCAATGGCATCGCAGGCGCACCCTGCACGACAACCAATCCCGCCATAGTACGCGCCGACGGTCCATTCGCAGACAGGCGTGTCTTGAGAAATCAGTGCAGGCTTGTGACACTGAGAGTGGGGATGTAGAAGAAAGTGGGAAAGATGAGGCCCAGCAGGAGACGGAAAGCAGCACAAAGGCTGAAGGAGAACACACTGAGCAGCAGGATGGACAGGATGGTGATCAGGACACTCAATGA
- the LOC133482207 gene encoding ras and Rab interactor 3-like isoform X1: MLLISAPVMTAVWHLLTCWGGREGHSPLNGTTSISWRRSRRKLSLLEKLRSCQQAWCPAVPWERAQAHSNLSGTPAGSFVIVRDCVTSLPSLLCVSAGGEDVAVLEYNISCTATVFQLSESRLSFSDLAQLVFFYSLTRDVLANCLMIPRWMDNVSESTKDRLSQLEPQTWLSSPPDQMSDEITHMEPNTVMCSIQLTSTNGALCVINPLYLHEHGDEWLSHQATGLQCISRATHCRRERRLSSTRTWAGTGLISKRAISLDQEPSYATTECSGLIRAKSEESPLTSSMSALQGAVVLRRSSLSPTSSLSKSGSTGRLLPSTTELRNRGSPGPQTPHRVSWIEEGFWLPPAQRPSSLLQPPSPELDSLSVSSIEEEPEDQSPSPVAHHPSAHRLADKVIHRLSAVGQALGSLVCQKKRLTNRVLDLSEKKRGSFADAVREFVEATLQRDPDPGGLTGSEFLQEVRSSLTSLRETLLDYTDIQALLNSMADLSDSEIDSLVEISVHKVALKPVSAHIYSCLHIWRTNDSSLQRLENNQRVLEHNDVEALGGAAGVGVPDSVTLERIQQRWMSMHEAYSPDKKVHILLKICKSIYHSMSTNASSDVVFGADDFLPCLTWVLLRSELVNLQLDTDYMMELLDPTQLQGEGGYYLTTLYAALYYISSFQPRLAARQLSVEAQHSLCQWHRRRTLHDNQSRHSTRRRSIRRQACLEKSVQACDTESGDVEESGKDEAQQETESSTKAEGEHTEQQDGQDGDQDTQ, translated from the exons ATGTTGCTCATATCAGCACCTGTGATGACGGCTGTATGGCACTTGCTGACCTGTTGGGGTGGAAG GGAGGGTCACAGTCCACTGAACGGCACAACATCTATCTCATGGAGGAGAAGCAGGAGGAAATTGTCTCTGCTGGAAAAGCTTCGAAGCTGTCAGCAAGCCTGGTGCCCCGCAGTACCCTGGGAAAGAGCGCAGGCCCATTCCAACCTCTCTGGAACACCTGCTGGG AGTTTTGTGATTGTGAGGGATTGTGTGACATCTCTGCCCAGTTtgctgtgtgtgtctgcgggaGGAGAGGATGTAGCAGTTCTTGAGTATAATATCTCATGCACAGCCACAG TTTTTCAGTTGTCGGAGTCTCGTCTTTCTTTCTCTGATTTGGCTCAGCTggtcttcttctactctttaaCCAG AGACGTGTTGGCTAACTGTCTAATGATTCCTCGTTGGATGGACAATGTGTCTGAGAGCACCAAAGATCGTCTTTCTCAGCTTGAACCCC AAACCTGGCTGAGCTCACCACCCGACCAGATGTCTGATGAAATCACCCACATGGAGCCAAACACTGTAATGTGCTCCATACAG TTGACTTCCACCAATGGGGCGTTGTGTGTCATCAATCCACTTTATCTGCATGAACACGGCGATGAATGGCTTTCTCATCAGGCGACTGGTCTGCAGTGCATCTCACGGGCGACACATTGTCGAAGAGAACGACGCCTCAGTTCCACTCGAACATGGGCCGGGACGGGCCTGATTAGCAAACGAGCCATTTCCTTGGACCAGGAACCTTCTTATGCCACAACTGAGTGTTCAG GACTAATCAGAGCTAAATCAGAAGAGTCCCCGCTAACCTCATCGATGTCAGCTCTCCAAGGAGCGGTTGTCCTCAGGCGCTCTAGCCTAAGTCCCACGTCCAGCCTTTCCAAGAGCGGGAGCACAGGGCGTTTACTTCCTTCTACCACTGAGCTGCGGAACCGTGGCAGCCCTGGGCCTCAGACCCCTCACAGAGTGTCCTGGATCGAGGAAGGATTCTGGCTGCCTCCGGCCCAGAGGCCGTCCTCCTTGCTTCAGCCTCCATCACCTGAGCTCGACTCGCTGTCTGTCAGCAGCATTGAAGAAGAGCCGGAGGATCAGTCGCCAAGCCCCGTGGCGCACCACCCGTCGGCCCACCGGCTGGCCGACAAAGTCATACATCGCCTGTCAGCAGTGGGCCAGGCTCTCGGCAGCTTGGTGTGTCAGAAGAAGAGGCTGACCAACCGTGTGCTAGATCTGAGCGAGAAGAAACGTGGCTCCTTTGCAGATGCTGTAAGAGAATTTGTGGAGGCGACGCTGCAGAGAGATCCTGATCCTGGTGGTTTGACAGGGTCCGAGTTCTTACAGGAAGTGAGGTCTTCACTTACTTCACTGAGGGAGACTCTCTTGGACTACACCGATATCCAGGCACTGCTGAACAGTATGGCCGACCTTAGTGACTCAGAGATAG ACTCGCTGGTAGAGATCTCAGTGCATAAGGTGGCCCTAAAGCCCGTGTCAGCTCACATCTACTCTTGCCTTCACATCTGGCGTACCAATGATAGCAGTCTCCAACGATTGGAGAACAATCAGCGTGTTCTGGAACACAATGATGTGGAGGCACTAGGAGGGGCAGCTGGAGTTGGCGTTCCTGACTCCGTCACCCTTGAGCGGATTCAACAAAGGTGGATGAGTATGCATGAGGCCTACTCCCCGGACAAGAAGGTCCATATCCTGCTCAAAATCTGCAAGAGTATCTACCACAGCATGAGTACCAATGCCAGCTCAG ATGTGGTGTTTGGAGCTGATGATTTCCTGCCCTGCTTGACGTGGGTGCTTTTACGTAGTGAACTGGTCAACTTGCAACTAGACACAGACTACATGATGGAGCTGCTGGACCCAACACAGCTGCAGGGAGAAG GTGGCTACTACCTCACCACCCTGTACGCTGCTCTCTACTACATCAGCAGCTTCCAGCCACGCCTAGCTGCCCGTCAGCTTAGTGTTGAAGCCCAACACTCTCTCTGCCAATGGCATCGCAGGCGCACCCTGCACGACAACCAATCCCGCCATAGTACGCGCCGACGGTCCATTCGCAGACAGGCGTGTCTTGAGAAATCAGTGCAGGCTTGTGACACTGAGAGTGGGGATGTAGAAGAAAGTGGGAAAGATGAGGCCCAGCAGGAGACGGAAAGCAGCACAAAGGCTGAAGGAGAACACACTGAGCAGCAGGATGGACAGGATGGTGATCAGGACACTCAATGA
- the LOC133482207 gene encoding ras and Rab interactor 3-like isoform X2 — MEGHSPLNGTTSISWRRSRRKLSLLEKLRSCQQAWCPAVPWERAQAHSNLSGTPAGSFVIVRDCVTSLPSLLCVSAGGEDVAVLEYNISCTATVFQLSESRLSFSDLAQLVFFYSLTRDVLANCLMIPRWMDNVSESTKDRLSQLEPQTWLSSPPDQMSDEITHMEPNTVMCSIQLTSTNGALCVINPLYLHEHGDEWLSHQATGLQCISRATHCRRERRLSSTRTWAGTGLISKRAISLDQEPSYATTECSGLIRAKSEESPLTSSMSALQGAVVLRRSSLSPTSSLSKSGSTGRLLPSTTELRNRGSPGPQTPHRVSWIEEGFWLPPAQRPSSLLQPPSPELDSLSVSSIEEEPEDQSPSPVAHHPSAHRLADKVIHRLSAVGQALGSLVCQKKRLTNRVLDLSEKKRGSFADAVREFVEATLQRDPDPGGLTGSEFLQEVRSSLTSLRETLLDYTDIQALLNSMADLSDSEIDSLVEISVHKVALKPVSAHIYSCLHIWRTNDSSLQRLENNQRVLEHNDVEALGGAAGVGVPDSVTLERIQQRWMSMHEAYSPDKKVHILLKICKSIYHSMSTNASSDVVFGADDFLPCLTWVLLRSELVNLQLDTDYMMELLDPTQLQGEGGYYLTTLYAALYYISSFQPRLAARQLSVEAQHSLCQWHRRRTLHDNQSRHSTRRRSIRRQACLEKSVQACDTESGDVEESGKDEAQQETESSTKAEGEHTEQQDGQDGDQDTQ; from the exons AT GGAGGGTCACAGTCCACTGAACGGCACAACATCTATCTCATGGAGGAGAAGCAGGAGGAAATTGTCTCTGCTGGAAAAGCTTCGAAGCTGTCAGCAAGCCTGGTGCCCCGCAGTACCCTGGGAAAGAGCGCAGGCCCATTCCAACCTCTCTGGAACACCTGCTGGG AGTTTTGTGATTGTGAGGGATTGTGTGACATCTCTGCCCAGTTtgctgtgtgtgtctgcgggaGGAGAGGATGTAGCAGTTCTTGAGTATAATATCTCATGCACAGCCACAG TTTTTCAGTTGTCGGAGTCTCGTCTTTCTTTCTCTGATTTGGCTCAGCTggtcttcttctactctttaaCCAG AGACGTGTTGGCTAACTGTCTAATGATTCCTCGTTGGATGGACAATGTGTCTGAGAGCACCAAAGATCGTCTTTCTCAGCTTGAACCCC AAACCTGGCTGAGCTCACCACCCGACCAGATGTCTGATGAAATCACCCACATGGAGCCAAACACTGTAATGTGCTCCATACAG TTGACTTCCACCAATGGGGCGTTGTGTGTCATCAATCCACTTTATCTGCATGAACACGGCGATGAATGGCTTTCTCATCAGGCGACTGGTCTGCAGTGCATCTCACGGGCGACACATTGTCGAAGAGAACGACGCCTCAGTTCCACTCGAACATGGGCCGGGACGGGCCTGATTAGCAAACGAGCCATTTCCTTGGACCAGGAACCTTCTTATGCCACAACTGAGTGTTCAG GACTAATCAGAGCTAAATCAGAAGAGTCCCCGCTAACCTCATCGATGTCAGCTCTCCAAGGAGCGGTTGTCCTCAGGCGCTCTAGCCTAAGTCCCACGTCCAGCCTTTCCAAGAGCGGGAGCACAGGGCGTTTACTTCCTTCTACCACTGAGCTGCGGAACCGTGGCAGCCCTGGGCCTCAGACCCCTCACAGAGTGTCCTGGATCGAGGAAGGATTCTGGCTGCCTCCGGCCCAGAGGCCGTCCTCCTTGCTTCAGCCTCCATCACCTGAGCTCGACTCGCTGTCTGTCAGCAGCATTGAAGAAGAGCCGGAGGATCAGTCGCCAAGCCCCGTGGCGCACCACCCGTCGGCCCACCGGCTGGCCGACAAAGTCATACATCGCCTGTCAGCAGTGGGCCAGGCTCTCGGCAGCTTGGTGTGTCAGAAGAAGAGGCTGACCAACCGTGTGCTAGATCTGAGCGAGAAGAAACGTGGCTCCTTTGCAGATGCTGTAAGAGAATTTGTGGAGGCGACGCTGCAGAGAGATCCTGATCCTGGTGGTTTGACAGGGTCCGAGTTCTTACAGGAAGTGAGGTCTTCACTTACTTCACTGAGGGAGACTCTCTTGGACTACACCGATATCCAGGCACTGCTGAACAGTATGGCCGACCTTAGTGACTCAGAGATAG ACTCGCTGGTAGAGATCTCAGTGCATAAGGTGGCCCTAAAGCCCGTGTCAGCTCACATCTACTCTTGCCTTCACATCTGGCGTACCAATGATAGCAGTCTCCAACGATTGGAGAACAATCAGCGTGTTCTGGAACACAATGATGTGGAGGCACTAGGAGGGGCAGCTGGAGTTGGCGTTCCTGACTCCGTCACCCTTGAGCGGATTCAACAAAGGTGGATGAGTATGCATGAGGCCTACTCCCCGGACAAGAAGGTCCATATCCTGCTCAAAATCTGCAAGAGTATCTACCACAGCATGAGTACCAATGCCAGCTCAG ATGTGGTGTTTGGAGCTGATGATTTCCTGCCCTGCTTGACGTGGGTGCTTTTACGTAGTGAACTGGTCAACTTGCAACTAGACACAGACTACATGATGGAGCTGCTGGACCCAACACAGCTGCAGGGAGAAG GTGGCTACTACCTCACCACCCTGTACGCTGCTCTCTACTACATCAGCAGCTTCCAGCCACGCCTAGCTGCCCGTCAGCTTAGTGTTGAAGCCCAACACTCTCTCTGCCAATGGCATCGCAGGCGCACCCTGCACGACAACCAATCCCGCCATAGTACGCGCCGACGGTCCATTCGCAGACAGGCGTGTCTTGAGAAATCAGTGCAGGCTTGTGACACTGAGAGTGGGGATGTAGAAGAAAGTGGGAAAGATGAGGCCCAGCAGGAGACGGAAAGCAGCACAAAGGCTGAAGGAGAACACACTGAGCAGCAGGATGGACAGGATGGTGATCAGGACACTCAATGA
- the LOC133482207 gene encoding ras and Rab interactor 3-like isoform X4 — MHSHRDVLANCLMIPRWMDNVSESTKDRLSQLEPQTWLSSPPDQMSDEITHMEPNTVMCSIQLTSTNGALCVINPLYLHEHGDEWLSHQATGLQCISRATHCRRERRLSSTRTWAGTGLISKRAISLDQEPSYATTECSGLIRAKSEESPLTSSMSALQGAVVLRRSSLSPTSSLSKSGSTGRLLPSTTELRNRGSPGPQTPHRVSWIEEGFWLPPAQRPSSLLQPPSPELDSLSVSSIEEEPEDQSPSPVAHHPSAHRLADKVIHRLSAVGQALGSLVCQKKRLTNRVLDLSEKKRGSFADAVREFVEATLQRDPDPGGLTGSEFLQEVRSSLTSLRETLLDYTDIQALLNSMADLSDSEIDSLVEISVHKVALKPVSAHIYSCLHIWRTNDSSLQRLENNQRVLEHNDVEALGGAAGVGVPDSVTLERIQQRWMSMHEAYSPDKKVHILLKICKSIYHSMSTNASSDVVFGADDFLPCLTWVLLRSELVNLQLDTDYMMELLDPTQLQGEGGYYLTTLYAALYYISSFQPRLAARQLSVEAQHSLCQWHRRRTLHDNQSRHSTRRRSIRRQACLEKSVQACDTESGDVEESGKDEAQQETESSTKAEGEHTEQQDGQDGDQDTQ, encoded by the exons ATGCACAGCCACAG AGACGTGTTGGCTAACTGTCTAATGATTCCTCGTTGGATGGACAATGTGTCTGAGAGCACCAAAGATCGTCTTTCTCAGCTTGAACCCC AAACCTGGCTGAGCTCACCACCCGACCAGATGTCTGATGAAATCACCCACATGGAGCCAAACACTGTAATGTGCTCCATACAG TTGACTTCCACCAATGGGGCGTTGTGTGTCATCAATCCACTTTATCTGCATGAACACGGCGATGAATGGCTTTCTCATCAGGCGACTGGTCTGCAGTGCATCTCACGGGCGACACATTGTCGAAGAGAACGACGCCTCAGTTCCACTCGAACATGGGCCGGGACGGGCCTGATTAGCAAACGAGCCATTTCCTTGGACCAGGAACCTTCTTATGCCACAACTGAGTGTTCAG GACTAATCAGAGCTAAATCAGAAGAGTCCCCGCTAACCTCATCGATGTCAGCTCTCCAAGGAGCGGTTGTCCTCAGGCGCTCTAGCCTAAGTCCCACGTCCAGCCTTTCCAAGAGCGGGAGCACAGGGCGTTTACTTCCTTCTACCACTGAGCTGCGGAACCGTGGCAGCCCTGGGCCTCAGACCCCTCACAGAGTGTCCTGGATCGAGGAAGGATTCTGGCTGCCTCCGGCCCAGAGGCCGTCCTCCTTGCTTCAGCCTCCATCACCTGAGCTCGACTCGCTGTCTGTCAGCAGCATTGAAGAAGAGCCGGAGGATCAGTCGCCAAGCCCCGTGGCGCACCACCCGTCGGCCCACCGGCTGGCCGACAAAGTCATACATCGCCTGTCAGCAGTGGGCCAGGCTCTCGGCAGCTTGGTGTGTCAGAAGAAGAGGCTGACCAACCGTGTGCTAGATCTGAGCGAGAAGAAACGTGGCTCCTTTGCAGATGCTGTAAGAGAATTTGTGGAGGCGACGCTGCAGAGAGATCCTGATCCTGGTGGTTTGACAGGGTCCGAGTTCTTACAGGAAGTGAGGTCTTCACTTACTTCACTGAGGGAGACTCTCTTGGACTACACCGATATCCAGGCACTGCTGAACAGTATGGCCGACCTTAGTGACTCAGAGATAG ACTCGCTGGTAGAGATCTCAGTGCATAAGGTGGCCCTAAAGCCCGTGTCAGCTCACATCTACTCTTGCCTTCACATCTGGCGTACCAATGATAGCAGTCTCCAACGATTGGAGAACAATCAGCGTGTTCTGGAACACAATGATGTGGAGGCACTAGGAGGGGCAGCTGGAGTTGGCGTTCCTGACTCCGTCACCCTTGAGCGGATTCAACAAAGGTGGATGAGTATGCATGAGGCCTACTCCCCGGACAAGAAGGTCCATATCCTGCTCAAAATCTGCAAGAGTATCTACCACAGCATGAGTACCAATGCCAGCTCAG ATGTGGTGTTTGGAGCTGATGATTTCCTGCCCTGCTTGACGTGGGTGCTTTTACGTAGTGAACTGGTCAACTTGCAACTAGACACAGACTACATGATGGAGCTGCTGGACCCAACACAGCTGCAGGGAGAAG GTGGCTACTACCTCACCACCCTGTACGCTGCTCTCTACTACATCAGCAGCTTCCAGCCACGCCTAGCTGCCCGTCAGCTTAGTGTTGAAGCCCAACACTCTCTCTGCCAATGGCATCGCAGGCGCACCCTGCACGACAACCAATCCCGCCATAGTACGCGCCGACGGTCCATTCGCAGACAGGCGTGTCTTGAGAAATCAGTGCAGGCTTGTGACACTGAGAGTGGGGATGTAGAAGAAAGTGGGAAAGATGAGGCCCAGCAGGAGACGGAAAGCAGCACAAAGGCTGAAGGAGAACACACTGAGCAGCAGGATGGACAGGATGGTGATCAGGACACTCAATGA